A single region of the Gephyromycinifex aptenodytis genome encodes:
- a CDS encoding PrsW family intramembrane metalloprotease yields MTLAPSAPVARNATHRPFLRRWLITAGLFILLCLGAALLTGAIGMEVGVQAGLFAAIIAVLPVGIVVPAFLWLDRYEAEPTSSLLLAFGWGALVSTSVSLVLNTSSLAVLSQLIYDPEIAATVAVAPVVEELAKGFGVLVVFWVRRREFDGVIDGIVYAGLVAAGFAFAENILYLGRALTDGGAAGLAITFVLRGLLGPFAHPLFTMWTGVGIGVMVSRGRGLLRFFAPLLGLLTAMGLHALWNGSAVLGLQGWVTAYLLVQVPIFVATIGFAVWVRRRESVLIARHLGQYVQLGLFTSSEVNMLASLPWRRAARQAAARTHGRAGKSAMMELQDCAVELAFLRHRLDRGSARPEAVADERRLVEAILRCREILT; encoded by the coding sequence ATGACGCTCGCCCCCTCGGCGCCCGTCGCGCGTAACGCCACCCATCGACCGTTTCTACGCCGGTGGTTGATCACCGCAGGGCTGTTCATCCTCCTGTGTTTGGGTGCGGCGCTGCTCACCGGAGCGATCGGCATGGAGGTCGGCGTCCAGGCCGGCTTGTTCGCGGCGATCATCGCCGTGCTGCCGGTGGGGATCGTTGTTCCGGCCTTCCTCTGGCTGGACCGCTACGAAGCAGAACCGACGTCCTCGCTGCTGCTGGCTTTCGGCTGGGGCGCGTTGGTTTCCACCTCGGTGTCCCTGGTGCTCAACACCAGCTCCCTAGCGGTGCTGAGCCAGTTGATCTACGACCCTGAGATCGCGGCGACGGTGGCGGTGGCACCCGTGGTGGAGGAACTCGCCAAGGGGTTCGGGGTGCTCGTGGTGTTCTGGGTTCGTAGGCGGGAGTTCGACGGGGTCATCGACGGCATCGTCTACGCGGGTCTGGTGGCCGCCGGTTTCGCCTTCGCCGAGAACATCCTCTATCTGGGGCGTGCGCTGACCGATGGCGGCGCTGCCGGCTTGGCGATCACCTTCGTGCTGCGCGGGTTGCTCGGTCCCTTTGCCCACCCGCTGTTCACCATGTGGACCGGTGTCGGGATTGGGGTCATGGTCTCCCGAGGCCGTGGCCTCCTGCGATTCTTCGCCCCGCTGCTTGGTCTGCTGACCGCGATGGGACTGCACGCACTGTGGAACGGCTCTGCCGTGCTGGGCCTGCAGGGGTGGGTGACTGCCTACCTGCTGGTGCAGGTGCCGATTTTCGTTGCCACCATCGGATTCGCGGTCTGGGTTCGCCGCCGGGAGAGCGTGCTGATCGCCCGCCACCTGGGCCAGTACGTCCAGCTCGGCTTGTTCACTTCATCGGAGGTGAACATGCTTGCCAGCCTGCCGTGGCGGCGCGCGGCGCGCCAAGCAGCGGCCCGCACGCACGGCCGAGCCGGCAAGTCGGCCATGATGGAGTTGCAGGATTGCGCCGTAGAGCTCGCTTTTCTTCGCCACCGTCTGGATCGGGGCAGTGCCCGACCCGAAGCAGTCGCCGATGAACGGCGCCTCGTGGAGGCAATTCTGCGGTGTCGGGAAATCCTGACCTGA
- the orn gene encoding oligoribonuclease — MSKPAPDHSSDRIIWIDCEMTGLDIQADALIEVAALVTDYELNQFGDGIDVIIRPEPAALEQMNDFVRAMHTDSGLLSELEQGVSMQEAQRTVLEYVREFAPTPAKWPLGGNTVGTDRAFLARDMPELESHLHYRNIDVSSIKELSRRWYPRVYHNAPAKNGGHRALADIRESVNELRYYREAVFVPAPGPDSATAKEISARHSAAMAETTEPETT, encoded by the coding sequence GTGAGCAAGCCAGCACCTGACCATTCTTCCGACCGAATCATCTGGATCGACTGCGAGATGACCGGCCTCGACATCCAAGCAGACGCCCTGATCGAGGTCGCCGCGCTCGTCACCGATTACGAACTCAACCAGTTCGGTGACGGCATCGACGTCATCATTCGTCCCGAACCGGCGGCGCTGGAGCAGATGAATGACTTCGTGCGCGCCATGCACACCGACAGCGGGCTGCTCAGCGAACTCGAGCAGGGCGTGAGCATGCAGGAGGCGCAGCGCACGGTGCTGGAGTACGTGCGCGAGTTCGCCCCGACGCCGGCCAAGTGGCCGCTGGGTGGCAACACGGTCGGCACCGACCGGGCCTTCCTGGCCCGGGACATGCCTGAGTTGGAGTCGCACCTGCACTACCGCAACATCGACGTCTCCTCGATCAAGGAGTTGTCGCGGCGTTGGTATCCGCGGGTTTACCACAACGCCCCGGCCAAGAACGGCGGTCACCGGGCACTGGCTGACATCCGCGAGAGCGTCAACGAACTGCGGTACTACCGCGAGGCAGTCTTCGTGCCTGCGCCGGGCCCCGACTCGGCCACCGCCAAGGAGATCTCTGCACGTCACAGTGCTGCAATGGCGGAGACGACCGAGCCGGAAACGACGTAG
- a CDS encoding copper resistance CopC family protein → MPTPPAARVRPSIPVRAILTAVLVTVLAGAGLLVGSWTAQGHAQLVSSSPADGDTVATPPAEASLTFNEEINPKFAQIVVADPSGRAVPVEPQVENATVVVPLPTDLPAGKIAVRYRVVSRDGHPIAGQIAFTQEKGAAVSSAPQSSAPSAPAGGPIANPSPDVATMTETNPAGPTESDGSIGAIYVLTGVAALALIGVGALLFFWERRRQ, encoded by the coding sequence ATGCCCACTCCCCCAGCTGCAAGGGTGCGCCCATCGATACCGGTGCGGGCCATCCTCACCGCGGTTCTTGTCACAGTTCTGGCCGGTGCCGGTCTGTTGGTCGGGAGTTGGACGGCGCAGGGGCATGCGCAGCTGGTGAGTTCATCCCCCGCCGATGGCGACACCGTGGCGACTCCACCGGCCGAAGCGTCGTTGACCTTCAACGAGGAGATCAACCCCAAGTTCGCGCAGATCGTCGTGGCCGACCCCTCGGGGCGGGCGGTACCGGTCGAGCCGCAGGTGGAGAATGCGACCGTCGTGGTTCCGCTGCCGACCGACCTGCCAGCCGGCAAGATCGCCGTCCGCTACCGCGTCGTGAGCCGCGACGGCCACCCCATCGCCGGTCAGATCGCCTTCACCCAGGAGAAGGGCGCAGCGGTGAGCTCAGCGCCGCAGAGCAGCGCCCCGAGCGCCCCGGCCGGCGGGCCGATCGCGAACCCGTCACCGGATGTGGCCACCATGACCGAGACGAACCCGGCCGGCCCCACCGAGAGCGACGGCAGCATCGGCGCCATCTACGTCCTGACAGGTGTGGCCGCCCTAGCACTCATCGGTGTCGGCGCCCTGCTGTTCTTCTGGGAACGTCGCCGCCAGTAA
- the tdh gene encoding L-threonine 3-dehydrogenase, with translation MRALAKTHAGPGLELIEVPEPECGPGDVKIRVQAAGLCGTDLHLEQWDEWAASQVHPPMAIGHEFFGEIVEVGQDVTSCRVGQKASGEGHVVCGTCRNCRAGRRQMCIRVNSVGVNRDGAFADYVVLPASNVWIQPQDLDPRVGAIFDPLGNATHTALQFPLVGEDVLITGAGPIGVMAAAIVRHAGARFVTVTDVSDYRLELARAAGADRVVNVAKSRIADAQRELGMSEGFDVALEMSGSPQALAETIENMNHGGRIAMLGLPREPFAIDFGKVITHMLTIKGVYGREMFETWYAASAMMQTSDLLQRTVSSVVTHAVPLQDWPEAFAAARSGECGKVVLDIS, from the coding sequence ATGAGGGCATTGGCGAAGACCCACGCCGGACCGGGTCTGGAACTCATCGAGGTACCGGAGCCGGAGTGCGGCCCGGGTGACGTGAAGATCCGCGTGCAGGCTGCAGGTCTGTGCGGCACGGACCTGCACCTCGAACAATGGGATGAGTGGGCGGCGAGTCAGGTTCACCCACCGATGGCGATCGGTCACGAATTCTTCGGCGAGATCGTCGAGGTCGGCCAGGATGTGACCTCCTGCCGCGTGGGCCAGAAGGCCTCCGGCGAAGGACATGTGGTGTGCGGTACCTGCCGGAACTGCCGGGCTGGACGGCGCCAGATGTGCATCCGCGTCAACAGCGTCGGGGTGAACCGGGACGGCGCGTTCGCCGACTACGTCGTCCTGCCTGCCAGCAACGTGTGGATCCAACCGCAGGATCTGGATCCGCGGGTCGGCGCCATCTTCGACCCGCTGGGCAACGCCACCCACACCGCCTTGCAGTTCCCGCTGGTTGGTGAGGACGTGCTCATCACCGGCGCCGGGCCCATCGGGGTCATGGCCGCCGCCATCGTCCGCCACGCGGGCGCTCGGTTCGTCACCGTCACCGACGTCTCCGACTATCGCCTCGAACTAGCCCGGGCCGCTGGGGCGGACCGCGTCGTCAACGTGGCCAAGTCGCGCATCGCCGACGCCCAGCGCGAACTGGGCATGTCCGAAGGTTTCGACGTGGCCCTGGAGATGTCCGGCAGCCCGCAAGCGCTGGCCGAGACCATCGAGAACATGAACCACGGTGGCCGTATCGCCATGCTGGGCCTGCCTCGGGAGCCGTTCGCCATCGACTTCGGCAAGGTCATCACCCACATGCTGACCATCAAGGGCGTGTACGGCCGAGAGATGTTCGAGACTTGGTACGCGGCCTCGGCCATGATGCAAACCTCAGACCTGCTGCAACGCACCGTCAGTTCCGTCGTCACCCACGCCGTCCCGCTACAGGACTGGCCAGAAGCCTTCGCCGCTGCCCGCTCGGGCGAATGCGGCAAAGTCGTCCTCGACATCAGCTAA
- a CDS encoding glycine C-acetyltransferase, translated as MNPDFTQQVSATVDQIRQDGLFKSERRLLTPQSAHIRTPSGEALNFCANNYLGLADHPDVISAARSALDEWGFGMASVRFICGTQELHKQLEARIAELVGTQDAILYSSCFDANGGVFEVLFEAGDAIISDELNHASIIDGVRLSKADRYRYRNRDLEDLRTQLEAAKGARRIVIVTDGVFSMDGSYAPLEGICDLADEYGALVLVDDSHAVGFVGENGRGTHEYCGVLERVDLITGTLGKALGGASGGYVAGASEVVELLRQRSRPYLFSNAVAPSVAAGSLAAIELALGGSEQRQTLRRNAELFRSLMDEAGFELLPGSHPIVPVMFPGEDGARQASQIADSMLERGVYVIAFSFPVVPRGKARIRVQLSAAHSEQDVQTCVKAFIQARDEVV; from the coding sequence ATGAACCCGGACTTCACCCAACAGGTGAGCGCCACTGTGGACCAGATCCGCCAGGACGGCCTCTTCAAGAGCGAACGACGCCTGCTGACCCCGCAGTCGGCCCACATCCGCACCCCCAGCGGAGAGGCGCTCAACTTCTGCGCTAACAACTACCTGGGCCTGGCGGACCACCCCGACGTCATCTCGGCCGCGCGTTCGGCCCTGGACGAGTGGGGTTTCGGTATGGCCAGCGTGCGGTTCATCTGCGGCACGCAAGAACTGCACAAGCAACTTGAAGCGCGGATCGCTGAACTGGTCGGGACTCAGGACGCGATCCTGTACTCCTCCTGCTTCGACGCCAACGGAGGCGTCTTCGAGGTGCTGTTCGAGGCGGGCGACGCAATCATCTCCGACGAGTTGAACCATGCCTCGATCATCGACGGGGTGCGGCTGAGCAAGGCCGACCGTTACCGCTACCGCAACCGCGACCTGGAGGACCTGCGCACCCAGCTCGAGGCCGCCAAGGGCGCCCGGCGCATCGTCATCGTCACCGACGGCGTCTTCTCCATGGACGGCTCGTACGCCCCGCTGGAGGGCATCTGCGACCTCGCCGACGAGTATGGGGCGCTGGTGCTGGTCGATGACTCCCACGCGGTGGGGTTCGTCGGCGAGAACGGGCGCGGCACCCACGAGTACTGCGGCGTACTGGAGCGGGTGGACCTGATCACCGGAACCTTGGGCAAGGCGCTGGGTGGCGCCTCCGGGGGCTACGTTGCCGGTGCCAGCGAGGTCGTGGAGTTGCTGCGTCAGCGTTCGCGCCCCTACCTGTTCAGCAACGCGGTGGCACCCTCGGTCGCGGCCGGTTCCTTGGCGGCGATCGAACTGGCCTTAGGCGGCTCCGAGCAACGCCAGACGCTACGCCGAAACGCCGAACTGTTCCGCAGCCTGATGGATGAGGCCGGCTTCGAGCTACTGCCCGGGAGCCACCCCATCGTGCCTGTGATGTTCCCCGGCGAAGACGGGGCCCGCCAGGCGAGCCAGATCGCGGACTCCATGCTGGAGCGCGGCGTGTACGTCATCGCGTTCTCCTTCCCCGTTGTGCCTCGGGGCAAGGCCCGC